One Microbacterium esteraromaticum genomic window carries:
- a CDS encoding LacI family DNA-binding transcriptional regulator, with product MNAASERARTPSIRDVARLAGVSHQTVSRVLNDHPSIRPETKAKVLDAISVLDYRPNLAARALVTSRSNTLGILSATVGEFGPTSAIAAIEEAARAEGYSVSTLNLTDTTPEAIGTAVRQLGREHVDGIVVLAPQVRVFNVLRGMAASVPFVSLQTASGSDGVTLAADQVHGARMVTEHMISLGHSEILHLAGPQDWIEAESRMRGYLEALRDADLPTFPPIRGDWTADFGYFAGRELSRRVDFTAVFAANDLMAIGLMHGFRDSGVRVPEDVSVAGFDDVPVAAHVWPTLTTVHQDFHEVGRRAVAMLLAEIRGETLPVFGALEPELRVRESASSR from the coding sequence ATGAACGCTGCCTCCGAGCGTGCCAGGACACCGAGCATCCGCGACGTCGCGCGGCTCGCCGGGGTGTCGCATCAGACCGTGTCGCGCGTGCTGAACGACCATCCGAGCATCAGGCCCGAGACGAAGGCGAAGGTGCTCGATGCCATATCCGTGCTCGACTACCGGCCGAATCTCGCGGCGAGGGCGCTCGTCACCAGCAGGTCGAACACCCTCGGCATCCTGTCGGCGACGGTCGGCGAGTTCGGACCGACCTCGGCGATCGCCGCCATCGAGGAGGCGGCGCGGGCCGAGGGGTACTCGGTCTCGACCCTGAACCTCACCGACACGACTCCCGAGGCGATCGGGACCGCCGTGCGTCAGCTCGGCCGCGAGCACGTCGACGGAATCGTCGTGCTGGCGCCGCAGGTCAGGGTGTTCAACGTGCTTCGGGGCATGGCGGCGTCCGTGCCGTTCGTCAGCCTGCAGACCGCCTCGGGTTCGGATGGCGTGACGCTCGCGGCCGACCAGGTGCACGGGGCGCGGATGGTCACCGAGCACATGATCTCGCTGGGGCATTCCGAGATCCTGCATCTCGCCGGCCCTCAGGACTGGATCGAGGCGGAGTCACGGATGCGCGGCTATCTGGAGGCGCTGAGGGATGCCGATCTCCCGACCTTCCCGCCGATACGGGGGGACTGGACGGCGGACTTCGGCTACTTCGCCGGTCGCGAGCTGTCGCGACGGGTGGACTTCACGGCCGTGTTCGCGGCGAACGACCTCATGGCGATCGGGCTCATGCACGGCTTCAGGGACTCAGGGGTGCGGGTGCCGGAGGACGTCAGCGTCGCCGGCTTCGACGACGTGCCCGTCGCGGCGCATGTCTGGCCCACGCTGACGACCGTGCACCAGGACTTCCACGAGGTGGGGCGTCGCGCGGTGGCGATGCTGCTCGCCGAGATCCGCGGTGAGACGCTGCCGGTCTTCGGTGCGCTCGAGCCCGAGCTGCGGGTGCGCGAGTCCGCTTCATCACGCTGA
- a CDS encoding substrate-binding domain-containing protein: MKKIILTATAIVAAGAFMLTGCSSERGGTPADGGDSAEAAGFPADATIGVALPDKTSENWVLAGKLFTDGLEKAGFKADVQYAPASNTVAEQQNQIQAMVTGGAKVIIIGAKDGKQLTTQVQAAKDAGAYVIAYDRLIENTEAVDYYVAFDNFKVGQLQGQALLDGLAANAGHEAPYNIELFSGSPDDANSAVFFNGAMDVLQPKIDDGTLKVLSGQTEIAQTATDGWKAENAQRRMDSILTSTYSSAALDGVLSPNDTLARAVITSVQQAGKPVPVVTGQDSEVESVKSIMDGVQYSTINKDTTLLVEQAIKMVGQLQKGDDAEVNDTEQYDNGVKVVPAYLLDPVIVTKENAEEAYANVPSLLEIVKSYQ; encoded by the coding sequence ATGAAGAAGATCATCCTGACGGCGACAGCGATCGTCGCCGCCGGCGCATTCATGCTCACCGGCTGCTCGTCCGAGCGCGGCGGCACCCCCGCCGACGGCGGCGACTCCGCCGAGGCCGCCGGCTTCCCGGCAGACGCCACGATCGGCGTCGCCCTGCCCGACAAGACCAGCGAGAACTGGGTGCTGGCGGGCAAGCTGTTCACCGACGGCCTCGAGAAGGCCGGATTCAAGGCCGATGTGCAGTACGCACCCGCGTCGAACACGGTCGCCGAGCAGCAGAACCAGATCCAGGCGATGGTCACCGGCGGCGCGAAGGTCATCATCATCGGTGCGAAGGACGGCAAGCAGCTCACCACGCAGGTGCAGGCCGCCAAGGACGCCGGCGCCTACGTGATCGCCTACGACCGCCTGATCGAGAACACCGAGGCGGTCGACTACTACGTCGCCTTCGACAACTTCAAGGTCGGCCAGCTGCAGGGCCAGGCCCTGCTCGACGGCCTGGCGGCGAACGCGGGTCACGAGGCGCCGTACAACATCGAGCTCTTCTCGGGCTCGCCGGACGACGCGAACTCCGCCGTCTTCTTCAACGGCGCGATGGATGTGCTGCAGCCGAAGATCGACGACGGCACGCTGAAGGTGCTCTCGGGCCAGACCGAGATCGCACAGACGGCGACCGACGGGTGGAAGGCCGAGAACGCACAGCGTCGGATGGACTCCATCCTCACCTCGACCTACAGCTCGGCGGCGCTCGACGGCGTGCTCTCGCCCAACGACACCCTGGCCCGTGCGGTCATCACGTCGGTGCAGCAGGCGGGCAAGCCCGTGCCGGTCGTGACCGGGCAGGACTCCGAGGTCGAGTCGGTCAAGTCGATCATGGACGGCGTGCAGTACTCCACGATCAACAAGGACACCACTCTGCTCGTGGAGCAGGCCATCAAGATGGTCGGCCAGCTGCAGAAGGGCGATGACGCCGAGGTCAACGACACCGAGCAGTACGACAACGGCGTGAAGGTCGTCCCCGCGTATCTGCTCGACCCGGTGATCGTCACCAAGGAGAACGCCGAGGAGGCGTACGCCAACGTCCCGAGCCTGCTCGAGATCGTCAAGTCGTACCAGTAA
- a CDS encoding sucrase ferredoxin: MRSPADERAQWCASIRSAMNEAVQATAPVTISTWMLLEHAGPWPVRGFPDDLDEATRRVLESAEARGVRVQLIRRVRERRRTLRTVVVAGRGGERGWAERREMADLAELAALDLDALAAGTPPGFGEAVAAAEPVVLVCTHGRRDVCCARLGRPVAVRLDAALPGQVWETTHIGGDRFAANVVTLPGGNYHGGLTSDDAPRMAAAVRAGELVLDRWRGECGMPAEEQAAAYFVRAELDEPRVGAVRAVPLTTDALTSPARPEADVRVVAGGPGESVVRVRRVALDPRRTSCAEGGTIGAPAAYELVSLRRTPGSTAAPAAPAAQGSESG, translated from the coding sequence ATGCGGAGTCCGGCCGACGAGCGTGCACAATGGTGCGCCTCGATCCGCTCGGCGATGAACGAAGCGGTCCAGGCCACTGCGCCGGTGACGATCTCGACGTGGATGCTGCTCGAGCATGCGGGCCCGTGGCCGGTGCGCGGATTTCCGGACGACCTCGATGAGGCGACGCGGCGCGTGCTGGAATCGGCCGAGGCACGCGGAGTGCGCGTGCAGCTCATCCGTCGCGTGCGCGAGCGCCGACGCACCCTTCGCACGGTCGTCGTGGCCGGCCGCGGCGGCGAGCGCGGGTGGGCGGAGCGGCGCGAGATGGCCGACCTCGCCGAGCTGGCGGCGCTCGACCTCGATGCGCTCGCCGCGGGGACCCCTCCGGGATTCGGCGAGGCCGTGGCCGCGGCCGAGCCCGTCGTGCTGGTGTGCACGCACGGCCGCCGCGACGTGTGCTGCGCGCGTCTCGGGCGTCCGGTCGCGGTGAGGCTGGATGCGGCGCTGCCTGGACAGGTGTGGGAGACCACGCACATCGGCGGCGACCGCTTCGCCGCGAACGTCGTCACTCTGCCTGGCGGGAACTACCACGGTGGGCTCACGTCCGATGACGCGCCGCGCATGGCTGCCGCTGTGCGGGCCGGGGAGCTGGTGCTGGATCGCTGGCGCGGCGAGTGCGGGATGCCCGCGGAAGAGCAGGCGGCCGCGTACTTCGTGCGGGCGGAGCTGGACGAGCCGCGGGTCGGCGCGGTGCGGGCCGTTCCGCTCACGACCGACGCGCTGACCTCGCCGGCTCGGCCGGAGGCCGATGTCCGCGTCGTGGCGGGCGGTCCTGGGGAGTCGGTCGTGCGGGTGCGGCGCGTCGCGCTCGATCCCCGCAGGACGTCGTGCGCCGAGGGCGGCACCATCGGCGCGCCGGCGGCATACGAGCTGGTGTCGCTGCGACGGACACCGGGATCGACCGCGGCGCCGGCGGCGCCGGCGGCGCAGGGGAGCGAGAGCGGCTAG
- a CDS encoding ABC transporter ATP-binding protein: MTGIRLEAVGLTLAYDGRTVVDSLDLQIPAGGITAVIGPNGCGKSTLLRGLARLLPARSGQVLLDGIPLHELGRRDIARRVSMLPQAPVAPGGLTVLELVARGRHPHQRWYDRFSPEDERIVRAAIAATGLAGSEDRLVDELSGGQRQRAWISMTLAQQTGTMLLDEPTTYLDVAHQLEVLELVRALNVEHGNTVVMVLHDISLAARYSDRVVAMRDGRVVHAGAPADVITPDVLREVFGIRAALVDDPDGGTAHVLPLGLP, from the coding sequence ATGACCGGCATCCGGCTCGAGGCCGTCGGCCTCACCCTCGCATACGACGGCCGCACCGTCGTCGACAGCCTCGATCTGCAGATCCCCGCCGGCGGCATCACGGCCGTGATCGGCCCGAACGGCTGCGGGAAGTCCACTCTGCTGCGCGGGCTCGCCCGCCTGCTCCCCGCACGGTCGGGACAGGTGCTGCTCGACGGCATCCCGCTGCACGAGCTGGGCCGGCGCGACATCGCCCGCCGGGTGTCGATGCTGCCGCAGGCTCCGGTCGCGCCGGGCGGACTGACCGTGCTCGAGCTGGTGGCCCGCGGCCGGCATCCGCACCAGCGCTGGTACGACCGGTTCTCGCCCGAGGACGAGCGCATCGTCCGTGCGGCGATCGCCGCGACGGGCCTGGCGGGCTCGGAGGACAGGCTGGTGGACGAGCTGTCGGGCGGCCAGCGCCAGCGGGCATGGATCTCGATGACCCTCGCCCAGCAGACAGGCACGATGCTGCTGGACGAGCCGACCACCTACCTCGACGTGGCGCACCAGCTCGAGGTCCTGGAGCTCGTGCGCGCGCTGAACGTCGAGCACGGCAACACCGTGGTGATGGTGCTGCACGACATCTCCCTCGCCGCGCGCTACTCGGACCGCGTCGTCGCGATGCGGGACGGCCGGGTCGTGCACGCCGGCGCCCCGGCCGATGTGATCACCCCTGACGTCCTGCGCGAGGTGTTCGGCATCCGCGCGGCACTGGTCGACGACCCCGACGGAGGCACTGCTCACGTCCTTCCGCTCGGACTGCCCTAG
- the mmsA gene encoding multiple monosaccharide ABC transporter ATP-binding protein, with amino-acid sequence MRRITKEFPGVKALSDVSITVRTAEVHAICGENGAGKSTLMKVLSGVYPFGTYDGDIVLYGEEQRFKDIAASESAGIVIIHQELALIPELSITENIFLGNEIRRFGAIDWQAQKQRAVELLARVGLNEDPDVAIKHLGVGKQQLIEIAKALNKDVKLLILDEPTAALNENDSQHLLDLILGLKAKGITSIIISHKLNEIEQIADEITIIRDGRTIETLDVSRGEINEDRIIQGMVGRSLESRYPDRTPEIGEVFFEVRDWWVQHPTVSERMVVKGSSIEVRRGEVVGIAGLMGAGRTEFAMSIFGRSYGLFQSGTLIKDGREVALPDVASAIKHGLAYVSEDRKVLGLNLLDTIKRSIVAAKLSKIATRGVVDERQEFATAERYRKALRIKTPSVEEGVGKLSGGNQQKVVLAKWMFTDPDLLILDEPTRGIDVGAKYEIYSIINELAAQGKGVIVISSELPELLGISDRIYTVFEGRVTDCIPSDQATPEALMRSMTSATQRAQA; translated from the coding sequence ATGCGGCGCATCACGAAGGAGTTCCCTGGCGTCAAAGCGCTCTCCGACGTCTCGATCACCGTGCGCACCGCCGAGGTGCACGCCATCTGCGGCGAGAACGGCGCGGGCAAGTCCACGCTGATGAAGGTCCTCTCCGGGGTGTACCCGTTCGGCACCTACGACGGCGACATCGTGCTGTACGGCGAAGAGCAGCGCTTCAAGGACATCGCGGCCAGCGAGAGCGCCGGCATCGTGATCATCCACCAGGAGCTCGCGCTCATCCCCGAGCTGTCCATCACCGAGAACATCTTCCTCGGCAACGAGATCCGCCGGTTCGGTGCGATCGACTGGCAGGCGCAGAAGCAGCGCGCAGTCGAGCTGCTCGCGCGGGTCGGCCTGAACGAGGACCCGGACGTGGCGATCAAGCACCTCGGCGTCGGAAAGCAGCAGCTCATCGAGATCGCCAAGGCGCTCAACAAGGACGTCAAGCTGCTGATCCTCGACGAGCCGACGGCTGCGCTCAACGAGAACGACTCGCAGCACCTGCTCGACCTGATCCTCGGCCTCAAGGCCAAGGGCATCACGTCGATCATCATCAGTCACAAGCTCAACGAGATCGAGCAGATCGCCGACGAGATCACGATCATCCGCGACGGCCGCACCATCGAGACGCTCGACGTCTCGCGCGGTGAGATCAATGAGGACCGCATCATCCAGGGCATGGTCGGCCGCTCGCTCGAGAGCCGCTACCCCGACCGCACACCCGAGATCGGGGAGGTGTTCTTCGAGGTCAGGGACTGGTGGGTGCAGCACCCCACCGTCTCCGAGCGCATGGTCGTGAAGGGGTCCAGCATCGAGGTGCGCCGTGGTGAGGTGGTGGGCATCGCCGGCCTCATGGGCGCAGGTCGCACCGAATTCGCGATGAGCATCTTCGGCCGCTCATACGGGCTCTTCCAGTCGGGAACGCTCATCAAGGACGGTCGTGAGGTCGCACTCCCCGATGTGGCATCGGCGATCAAGCACGGGCTCGCCTACGTCAGCGAGGACCGCAAAGTTCTCGGCCTCAACCTGCTCGACACCATCAAGCGCTCGATCGTGGCGGCGAAGCTGTCGAAGATCGCGACTCGCGGCGTCGTCGACGAGCGCCAGGAGTTCGCCACCGCCGAGCGGTACCGCAAGGCGCTGCGCATCAAGACGCCCTCGGTCGAGGAGGGGGTCGGCAAGCTGTCGGGCGGCAACCAGCAGAAGGTCGTCCTCGCCAAGTGGATGTTCACCGACCCCGACCTGCTGATCCTCGACGAGCCCACCAGAGGCATCGATGTCGGGGCGAAGTACGAGATCTACTCGATCATCAACGAGCTCGCGGCGCAGGGGAAGGGAGTCATCGTCATCTCCAGCGAGCTCCCCGAGCTGCTCGGCATCTCCGACCGCATCTACACCGTCTTCGAGGGACGCGTCACCGACTGCATCCCCTCCGACCAGGCCACCCCGGAGGCGCTCATGCGAAGCATGACCTCCGCTACCCAGAGAGCACAGGCATGA
- a CDS encoding FecCD family ABC transporter permease translates to MTTRTPWRVMLLGAAALVAAMLLSLAVGSRVTSPSELFGALFAPTGSDADVTILGLRLPRTILGVVVGACLGVAGTLAQGHTRNPVADPGLLGVYQGAALAIVLTTALGLNPSGLAEALFAFAGALAATVLVFALARTAGGRSGTMAFVLSGVAISALASALVTAISLLDLRSLDDLRFWQVGSLSMRTGALGVVWPFIAIGLLLAVLNARSLNALALGDDTAAALGQAPWKARTVGIAAIALLAGAAVVLAGPIAFAGLVVPHLARMLVGPDYRWQIAAGALLGGSVLLVADVIGRVVARPGELSVTVVLAVVGAPLFVAIARSRRTATL, encoded by the coding sequence GTGACAACACGGACACCGTGGCGCGTGATGCTGCTCGGCGCTGCGGCCCTCGTCGCCGCGATGCTGCTCAGCCTCGCCGTCGGCAGCCGGGTCACCTCCCCCTCCGAACTGTTCGGCGCCCTGTTCGCGCCGACCGGCAGCGACGCCGACGTGACGATCCTCGGCCTGCGGCTGCCCCGCACCATCCTCGGCGTCGTGGTGGGCGCCTGCCTCGGCGTCGCAGGCACGCTCGCCCAGGGCCACACCCGCAATCCGGTCGCGGACCCGGGGCTGCTCGGCGTCTACCAGGGCGCGGCGCTTGCGATCGTCCTCACCACCGCGCTCGGCCTGAACCCGTCCGGCCTCGCCGAGGCGCTGTTCGCGTTCGCCGGCGCGCTCGCCGCCACCGTCCTGGTGTTCGCGCTCGCGCGCACCGCCGGCGGACGCTCCGGCACCATGGCGTTCGTGCTCTCCGGCGTCGCGATCTCCGCCCTGGCGTCCGCGCTCGTCACCGCCATCTCGCTGCTGGACCTGCGATCGCTGGACGACCTGCGCTTCTGGCAGGTCGGATCGCTCTCGATGCGCACGGGCGCGCTCGGCGTCGTGTGGCCGTTCATCGCCATCGGCCTCCTGCTGGCCGTGCTCAACGCCCGCTCGCTCAACGCCCTCGCCCTGGGCGACGACACCGCAGCCGCCCTCGGCCAGGCGCCGTGGAAGGCGAGGACCGTGGGCATCGCCGCCATCGCGCTGCTCGCCGGAGCCGCCGTCGTGCTCGCGGGCCCGATCGCCTTCGCCGGTCTCGTGGTGCCGCACCTGGCTCGGATGCTGGTCGGGCCCGACTACCGCTGGCAGATCGCCGCCGGCGCCCTGCTCGGCGGCTCGGTGCTGCTCGTCGCCGACGTCATCGGACGCGTCGTCGCGCGGCCGGGAGAGCTGTCGGTCACGGTCGTCCTCGCCGTGGTCGGCGCGCCGCTGTTCGTGGCGATCGCGCGCTCCCGACGGACGGCGACGCTGTGA
- a CDS encoding FecCD family ABC transporter permease translates to MSRDATTIRATTGSATTGSSDAAAGTDGIGAAGTMERAPRSRALTVLRAGVFSALVRPRAIAVAGGLTLLVLLAAAVHLALGSTLIPLGDVLAAVFGAGDGGTVLIVQGIRLPRVAAALAAGLALGMSGAITQTIARNPLASPDVLGVTSGAALGAVAVLVLSGGVSGGAAGMAATVAMPLAALGCGLVAATITCALGWRGGIDVQRTVLAGIGVSWLATSLTTWLLTLGDVTNAAIATTWMSGSLNGREWSAIAPSVTGIVVLLVCGALLSQGLRLAAMDELTATGLGVRLGAVRLIALAVAVLLASLAALVAGPLSFIALAAPQIARLAARTPTPSPWTSACVGALLLIVADIITSRLFPIPLPAGVGTALVGVPYLIWLIISTRRRTAA, encoded by the coding sequence GTGAGCAGGGACGCCACGACGATCCGCGCCACGACGGGCAGCGCGACCACCGGATCCTCCGATGCCGCCGCGGGGACCGACGGCATCGGAGCTGCGGGCACCATGGAGCGGGCCCCCCGCTCGCGGGCGCTCACGGTGCTGCGCGCCGGCGTGTTCTCTGCCCTGGTCCGACCCCGCGCGATCGCCGTGGCAGGCGGGCTGACCCTGCTCGTCCTGCTGGCCGCCGCCGTGCACCTCGCCCTGGGAAGCACTCTCATCCCGCTGGGCGACGTCCTCGCCGCAGTGTTCGGCGCCGGCGACGGCGGAACGGTGCTGATCGTCCAGGGCATCCGCCTGCCACGGGTCGCGGCCGCCCTGGCTGCGGGGCTCGCCCTCGGCATGTCGGGTGCCATCACCCAGACCATCGCCCGCAACCCGCTGGCCAGCCCGGACGTGCTCGGCGTGACCTCCGGCGCCGCGCTCGGCGCGGTCGCTGTGCTCGTGCTCTCCGGCGGTGTCTCTGGCGGCGCGGCCGGCATGGCCGCCACGGTCGCGATGCCGCTCGCGGCGCTCGGCTGCGGCCTGGTGGCGGCGACGATCACGTGCGCGCTCGGCTGGCGCGGCGGCATCGACGTGCAGCGCACGGTTCTCGCCGGCATCGGCGTGTCCTGGCTCGCGACGAGCCTGACCACCTGGCTGCTCACCCTGGGCGACGTGACCAACGCAGCCATCGCGACCACCTGGATGAGCGGCTCGCTGAACGGTCGGGAGTGGAGCGCGATCGCGCCGAGCGTGACCGGCATCGTCGTGCTGCTTGTGTGCGGTGCGCTGCTCTCGCAGGGACTGCGCCTGGCCGCGATGGACGAGCTCACCGCGACCGGACTGGGTGTGCGGCTCGGCGCCGTGCGACTCATCGCGCTCGCCGTCGCCGTGCTGCTCGCCTCGCTCGCCGCGCTCGTCGCGGGTCCGCTGTCGTTCATTGCGCTCGCCGCCCCGCAGATCGCCCGCCTCGCCGCGCGCACCCCGACGCCCTCGCCCTGGACGAGCGCATGCGTCGGAGCCCTGCTGCTGATCGTCGCCGACATCATCACCTCGCGGCTCTTCCCGATCCCCCTGCCGGCGGGGGTCGGCACCGCACTGGTCGGCGTCCCCTACCTGATCTGGCTCATCATCAGCACCCGACGGAGGACCGCGGCATGA
- the mmsB gene encoding multiple monosaccharide ABC transporter permease, with protein MSETTTERRGFHLGDIRKMFGGGGRSALRQFGILGSLIVILIFFQIWTFIAKGQGLTLSPGNLINVVNQYSYILILAIGMVMVIIMGHIDLSVGSVAAFTGIIVAKAMAEWNVPWWGGILLGLGVGVLVGAWHGVWVAYVGVPAFIVTLAGMLFFRGANQWIGQSTTVPVPKEFTYIGAGYLPEVAVPLPFNVPTMILAVIGVAWIVFHEIWTRRAQQRMGSEMAPGWVSATKVALLSVIILLAGWQFATGREGTSFPVSGVILLVLVIVYSFITNNTVFGRHIYAVGGNRQAARLSGVKDRWVDFFVIMNMSVLASLAGMLYVARATASGPQDGNGWELDAIASVFIGGAAVSGGIGTVIGSIIGGFVMAFLNNGLALLGFGADVVAMIKGLVLLVAVGIDVWNKQQGRPSVIGFLTRRFARREPEPFPALATTPDSGKK; from the coding sequence ATGAGCGAAACGACCACTGAGCGACGCGGCTTCCACCTCGGCGACATCAGGAAGATGTTCGGCGGCGGCGGCCGCTCGGCGCTGCGGCAGTTCGGCATCCTCGGCAGCCTCATCGTCATCCTGATCTTCTTCCAGATCTGGACCTTCATCGCCAAGGGCCAGGGCCTCACCCTCTCGCCGGGCAACCTGATCAACGTCGTCAACCAGTACTCGTACATCCTGATCCTGGCGATCGGCATGGTGATGGTAATCATCATGGGCCACATCGACCTGTCGGTCGGCTCGGTCGCCGCGTTCACCGGCATCATCGTCGCCAAGGCGATGGCGGAGTGGAACGTGCCGTGGTGGGGCGGGATCCTGCTCGGCCTCGGGGTCGGGGTGCTCGTGGGCGCCTGGCACGGCGTGTGGGTCGCCTACGTCGGCGTGCCAGCGTTCATCGTGACTCTCGCCGGCATGCTCTTCTTCCGCGGCGCGAACCAGTGGATCGGCCAGTCGACGACGGTGCCGGTGCCGAAGGAGTTCACCTACATCGGCGCCGGATACCTGCCCGAGGTCGCGGTGCCGCTGCCGTTCAACGTGCCGACCATGATCCTGGCCGTCATCGGCGTCGCATGGATCGTCTTCCACGAGATCTGGACCCGCCGGGCCCAGCAGCGGATGGGCTCGGAGATGGCGCCCGGCTGGGTCAGCGCGACAAAGGTCGCCCTGCTCTCGGTGATCATCCTGCTGGCCGGATGGCAGTTCGCCACGGGGCGCGAGGGCACCAGCTTCCCTGTGTCGGGGGTCATCCTCCTCGTCCTCGTGATCGTGTACAGCTTCATCACGAACAACACGGTGTTCGGCCGGCACATCTACGCGGTCGGCGGCAACCGTCAGGCCGCACGCCTCTCGGGCGTCAAGGACCGCTGGGTCGACTTCTTCGTGATCATGAACATGTCGGTGCTCGCCTCGCTCGCCGGAATGCTCTATGTGGCACGCGCCACGGCATCCGGTCCGCAGGACGGCAACGGCTGGGAGCTCGACGCCATCGCCTCGGTCTTCATCGGCGGCGCGGCGGTGTCTGGCGGCATCGGAACCGTCATCGGCTCGATCATCGGCGGATTCGTGATGGCGTTCCTCAACAACGGGCTCGCGCTGCTCGGCTTCGGAGCCGACGTGGTCGCCATGATCAAGGGCCTCGTGCTGCTCGTCGCGGTCGGCATCGACGTGTGGAACAAGCAGCAGGGCCGCCCGTCGGTCATCGGCTTCCTCACCCGTCGGTTCGCGCGCCGCGAACCGGAGCCGTTCCCCGCGCTCGCCACGACACCCGACTCCGGCAAGAAGTAA
- a CDS encoding threonine/serine ThrE exporter family protein gives MAAQKNWRMRLVEAIRVDAASRPETQAILSVDELYARRVIELAMRIAEALIAVGAAANEVVLSATRVAAALGIRPVHVDITFNSIAVSYQGGESDPPFTAIRVVRAPVPDHAKLQRLQALVVDIEAGLPLPEARVRFHAIRRMPFRYRPTVIVLAQGLLAVGVCLLYGASWVTALIAFLAACGAALTQRWMARMHVPFFFSQAAGALVVTAFAAATNALRTQGVPLFEEASIPVIVAAGIVLMLAGMSVVGAAQDAIDGFALTAGGRILDLALLTLGVVIGIVGGVALAQRMGVGFSLSTEPPALGPGAMQVAGVVLIAVTVAVWNGATSRTILVSAVLGAIAWGGFSAAAAGGFGVPIASAAGALIASFVGTLVAHRLHVPSIAVTTAAIVPMVPGSVVYRGLLGIVEAEDDPIGLILGFADLLQAGAVGLALASGASLGLVLGAPVRDTLQSVVRRRGRIR, from the coding sequence ATGGCTGCGCAGAAGAACTGGCGGATGCGGCTGGTCGAGGCGATCCGCGTCGACGCCGCGTCGAGGCCGGAGACCCAGGCGATCCTGTCTGTCGACGAGCTGTACGCCCGTCGCGTGATCGAGCTCGCGATGCGCATCGCCGAGGCGCTCATCGCAGTCGGCGCGGCGGCGAACGAGGTGGTGCTCTCCGCCACCCGCGTGGCCGCGGCGCTCGGCATCCGTCCGGTGCACGTCGACATCACCTTCAACTCCATCGCGGTCTCGTACCAGGGCGGCGAATCCGACCCGCCGTTCACGGCGATCCGGGTGGTGCGGGCTCCCGTGCCCGACCACGCGAAGCTGCAGCGGCTGCAGGCGCTCGTGGTCGACATCGAGGCAGGCCTCCCGCTGCCGGAGGCTCGCGTGCGCTTCCATGCCATCAGGCGCATGCCCTTCCGGTACCGGCCGACGGTCATCGTGCTCGCGCAGGGGCTGCTCGCCGTCGGGGTGTGCCTGCTGTACGGCGCCTCGTGGGTGACCGCGCTGATCGCCTTCCTCGCCGCGTGCGGTGCCGCGCTCACGCAGCGATGGATGGCCAGGATGCATGTGCCCTTCTTCTTCTCGCAGGCGGCAGGCGCCCTCGTCGTCACGGCGTTCGCCGCCGCGACCAACGCACTGCGCACCCAGGGGGTGCCGCTGTTCGAAGAGGCGAGCATCCCGGTGATCGTCGCGGCGGGGATCGTGCTCATGCTCGCCGGGATGTCGGTGGTGGGAGCCGCGCAGGACGCGATCGACGGCTTTGCGCTCACGGCAGGCGGGCGCATCCTCGACCTGGCGCTGCTCACGCTCGGCGTCGTCATCGGCATCGTCGGCGGGGTGGCGCTCGCGCAGCGCATGGGCGTCGGGTTCTCGCTGTCCACCGAACCTCCGGCGCTCGGGCCCGGGGCGATGCAGGTGGCGGGCGTCGTGCTGATCGCGGTCACCGTCGCGGTGTGGAACGGTGCGACCTCGCGCACCATACTCGTCTCGGCCGTGCTCGGCGCGATCGCCTGGGGCGGGTTCAGCGCTGCGGCGGCCGGCGGGTTCGGCGTGCCGATCGCCAGTGCCGCCGGCGCCCTGATCGCGAGCTTCGTCGGCACCCTCGTCGCGCATCGTCTGCACGTGCCATCGATCGCGGTCACCACTGCCGCGATCGTCCCGATGGTGCCGGGGTCCGTCGTCTACCGCGGTCTGCTGGGGATCGTCGAGGCGGAGGACGACCCGATCGGCCTCATCCTGGGCTTCGCCGATCTGCTGCAGGCGGGCGCGGTCGGTCTCGCCCTGGCATCCGGGGCATCCCTCGGCCTCGTGCTCGGCGCCCCGGTGCGCGACACCCTGCAGAGCGTCGTGCGCCGCCGCGGCCGCATCCGCTGA